Proteins encoded together in one Hevea brasiliensis isolate MT/VB/25A 57/8 chromosome 16, ASM3005281v1, whole genome shotgun sequence window:
- the LOC110640891 gene encoding uncharacterized protein LOC110640891 — MGTEEEQKGKQANEQPRSHPITETEFLTWKRRKDADASARKAEAARKRAEDIAAGTVQMNGRELFLHEPWVFDSSQY, encoded by the exons ATGGGAACAGAAGAAGAGCAGAAGGGAAAGCAAGCAAATGAGCAGCCAAGGTCTCATCCCATAACAGAGACAGAGTTCCTCACCTGGAAACGCCGAAAG GATGCAGATGCCTCAGCTAGAAAAGCTGAAGCAGCTAGGAAACGTGCAGAAGATATAGCTGCCGGGACGGTGCAAATGAATGGGCGGGAGCTGTTCTTGCATGAGCCTTGGGTGTTTGATAGCTCTCAATACTGA